The window GTAGAAGAACTCGACATAAAGATTAAGTCTGTTGAGAAAGAGAATCCAGAACACAAGGAAGATAGTGATGATAAATGCAAGGAGAAAGATGAGAAAGAAGCAAAGGgagaagagaagaagaaaacgaataagaaagataaaaaggaaaaggaatcTGAGGAAGAAGATGAGAACGCTGACGTGAAAgacaagaagaagaaagataAGAAGAAAAAGGAGTCTGGGGAGGAAGATGAGAATGCTGAtgtgaaagaaaagaagaaagacaAGAAGAAAAAGGAGTCCGAGGAGGAAGATGAAAATGCTGAcgtgaaagaaaagaagaaaaagaaagataagaagGGAAAGAAGAAGGATGATGCCGGAGAATCAGAGGAAGGGGATGAAGagacaaaaaagaagaagaaagataaGTCGAAAAAATCTGATGATAAAGATCATGATGGAGAggataagaagaaaaaagaaaagaagaagaaagaaaatgacaatgacgaagaagaaaagaagaaagacaagaaagataagaaagaaaagaaaggtaaagataaagaagatgatgaacatggtaaagagaagaaaaaagataagAAGAACAAAGACGAGACAAGTGATAAAACATGCGATACTGAAGTTGCATCAAGAGAGATCGAAATAGATGGAGAGGCTAAAGAAGTTAAGGGGGAGAAAACCGGTAAGGAGGAAGTGAAGGCAAGCAAGGACAAGAAAGGGAAAGACAAGAAAGATAAGTTGGATAAAAAGAATCTCGATGCAAAATATAAGGATGTCACCAAGTTGAAACTTAAATTAGAGAAATTGGATACCAAAATTGAAGCTCTACTAGAGAAAAAGGCCGAAATACTGAAGTTAATAAAGGAAAAGGAGGAAAGCCATGGACCTGTTAAGGAGTCCACAAAGACCATTGATGCTGCTGCAGAAGTGGAATAAAGCTTCTGCAATTAGTCAGGTGGCACAATGGTACCACGCTCTCCTTGAATGTTTTCTTCTGGGCagtaatatatatctacatatacatatatataatatgttaattTGTAACGTGTAAAAGCTTTTTCATCATGATTAATATAGTGGTTATGGTTAAAAGTCTCATGATCTACTAGCTTGTGAATATCAAGTGTTCAATTAGTGCACCATACATGAATATAATGTTTACTTAGGGTAGATAGTACAATTATACAGCTCATTTAAGTTCTGAATATAAGCTTTCTTGGGGTTCATACTTCATtgatttgaaaacaaaatttggAGGGCTTAACACACTTGTTAGCAGGGAACTCGTCAAAACGTTTGTTGGTGGAGACAGAGTGTTGTGGAGAGGTGTCGGCTTACACAATCTTGATCTGTTTCTCTATCTTTAAAGATAAATCAAGGCCCTCTCTGGATGGCAGTTACTCAAAGGATCTTATCTTAACTTACCAAGTTACCATATATCTTAAATTGACTTGTGTAGGTTAGAGTTAATTAGTATAAGAGGCGACATAGTTTAGAATGCTTGATTTGATATTCCATTTGGAAGAAGTTATTCATTGCATAGAAGCTGCTCTTGGAAGTCGGTCGTTTTGAAGACACAATCACAAGACCACCTCAGGAGAGCAAAGCTGATTTAGAGTATCTTTTCATTATTTCCATTAAAACACAATGCTAAATCTTCCCTACTTTTTATGCTTAACTCAACCTCCTGACAACGATATACGTGCATGCGCTTTTGCCTCTCCCCATCTACTCTGTTCCTTTTGCCATGTCTCACTATCATATTGTTGGGAGGATAATCTGACACGCAGGTGGACATATTATTTCTCTTCTAACAAAATGATCTCTTAGGTCCTCTTAAAATTTTGCTGCAAAGTGATTTAGATCTTGTTTGCTTTATCTAACATCATTATGAGACAAGCTTGCAGATAAGTTTGTCTATACAATTTGACAATGTTCTATTGGTAATTTTCTCCTTGATGAATGTTTAGATCTGTATAAATTAGTAAATTCATGAATAGGAACCTAATGATTGTATTGTTGTTGTATTCCACTTGTAAATGAACACATTTATCCATTGCATAACTTTAAACCAAGAAGTCTAATGTGCCTGGTGTAAGAAGACCTCACGAAAAGGTGAGATATTTgtgtaatatatatttcttaccaTGGACAACAAAAATTCTATATCTAAGCACCAGACAATATTATCAAGTT is drawn from Erigeron canadensis isolate Cc75 chromosome 9, C_canadensis_v1, whole genome shotgun sequence and contains these coding sequences:
- the LOC122581030 gene encoding nucleolar protein 58-like, with translation MDQTAEHVAKEEVHLKTECKIKGTDEEKVVEELDIKIKSVEKENPEHKEDSDDKCKEKDEKEAKGEEKKKTNKKDKKEKESEEEDENADVKDKKKKDKKKKESGEEDENADVKEKKKDKKKKESEEEDENADVKEKKKKKDKKGKKKDDAGESEEGDEETKKKKKDKSKKSDDKDHDGEDKKKKEKKKKENDNDEEEKKKDKKDKKEKKGKDKEDDEHGKEKKKDKKNKDETSDKTCDTEVASREIEIDGEAKEVKGEKTGKEEVKASKDKKGKDKKDKLDKKNLDAKYKDVTKLKLKLEKLDTKIEALLEKKAEILKLIKEKEESHGPVKESTKTIDAAAEVE